The genome window TTCGTCAAGTACCTCTTGAATATTCGTCAAGTACCTCTTGAATATTCGTCAAGTACCTCTTGAATATTCGTCAAGTACCTCTTGAATATTCGTCAAGTACCTCTTGAATATTCGCCAAGTACCTCTTGAATATTCGCCAAGTACCTCTTGAATATTCGTCAAGTACCTCTTGAATATTCGTCAAGTACCTCTTGAATATTCgtcaagtaggcctacctcttgaATATTCGTCTAGTGCCTCTTGAATATTCGTCAAGTGCCTCTTGAATATTCGTCAAGTGCCACTTGAATATTCGTCAAGTACCTCTTGAATATTCGTCAAGTACCTCTTGAATATTCGTCAAGTACCTCTTGAATATTCGTCAAGTACCTCTTGAATATTCGTCAAGTACCTCTTGAATATTCGTCAAGTACCTCTTGAATATTCGTCAAGTACCTCTTGAATATTCGTCAAGTACCTCTTGAATATTCGTCAAGTACCTCTTGAATATTCGTCTAGTACCTCTTGAATATTCGTCAAGTACCTCTTGAATATTCGTCAAGTGCCTCTTGAATATTCGTCAAGTACCTCTTGAATATTCGTCAAGTACCTCTTAACATTCAAATCAACCTGATGTTatgatatgaatattcaaataaacctcataaacattcaataagGACGTCATGGATATTCAATGGAACCTCGTGAATAATAATTGAATATTTATTAAGGACGTGAAATTAATCCATGAATATCCAAATGAACCTCGTGAATATTCATAAAGGATGTCATGAATTTTCAAATGAACCTCATTAATGACATCAGCAATATTCAAATGAACCTCTTGAATATTCTTAAAGGACGTCATGAATGTTCAAATgaacctcatgaatattcattaaagTGACAACATTAAGAATATTCATTATGGATGTCATGATTcaattatgaatattcattaggACTTTGAATATTCATTAagtacctcatgaatattcaaatgaaCCTCGGGAATATTCATTAAATTCTTGAATATATTCAATAGGATGTTATGAAAATTCAAAAGAACCTTATTAAGGAGGTCATGAATATTCGTCAAGTATCTCTTGAATATTCGTCAAGTGCCTCTTGAATATTCGTCAAGTGCCTCTTGAATATTCGTCAAGTGCCTCTTGAATATTCGTCAAGTACCTCTTGAATATTCGTCAAGTACCTCTTGAATATTCGTCAAGTACCTCTTGAATATTCGTCAAGTACCTCTTGAATATTCGTCAAGTACCTCTTGAATATTCGCCAAGTACCTCTTGAATATTCGCCAAGTACCTCTTGAATATTCGTCAAGTACCTCTTGAATATTCGTCAAGTACCTCTTGAATATTCGTCAAGTACCTCTTGAATATTCGTCAAGTACCTCTTGAATATTCGTCAAGTACCTCTTGAATATTCgtcaagtaggcctacctcttgaATATTCGTCTAGTGCCTCTTGAATATTCGTCTAGTGCCTCTTGAATATTCGTCAAGTGCCTCTTGAATATTCGTCAAGTACCTCTTGAATATTCGTCAAGTACCTCTTGAATATTCGTCAAGTACCTCTTGAATATTCGTCAAGTACCTCTTGAATATTCGTCAAGTACCTCTTGAATATTCGTCTAGTGCCTCTTGAATATTCGTCTAGTGCCTCTTGAATATTCGTCTAGTGCCTCTTGAATATTCGTCAAGTGCCTCTTGAATATTCGTCAAGTGCCTCTTGAATATTCGTCAAGTACCTCTTGAATATTCGTCAAGTACCTCTTGAATATTCGTCAAGTACCTCTTGAATATTCGTCAAGTACCTCTTGAATATTCGTCAAGTACCTCTTGAATATTCGTCTAGTACCTCTTGAATATTCGTCAAGTACCTCTTGAATATTCGTCAAGTACCTCTTGAATATTCGTCAAGTACCTCTTGAATATTCGTCAAGTACCTCTTGAATATTCGCCAAGTACCTCTTGAATATTCGCCAAGTACCTCTTGAATATTCGCCAAGTACCTCTTGAATATTCGCCAAGTACCTCTTGAATATTCGCCAAGTACCTCTTGAATATTCATTTACAGTGTCCGGAATGAATTGAGGACATCTTGAATGAAAAACCATTTCGAAttaaattagctcatgaatagcAGGTATTTTTTCGACTTCTGTTAATAGAATATTCATGAGTTGCATAATTCGTAATGATTGTAAAGAAAAGACACATACTCAAATAAATCACACAGACTCAATAAACAGACAAGAGTCAGAAATTGACATGTTTGGTTGAAAATTGTTATAGCAGAATATAAACATATCTGGCGGTTTCTTGAATTCATTCagatatgaataaaataataattttcaacCAACGTGGCATTATGAAAGAGGGTTATTttagaaatattaaaatttcatccTTGTTTCGGGTAGGCCTAGTGTGCTATAAATCTAAATGTTCAGAAAAATAAACACATATAGCTACATATGCTTAGAATCTAAACACTTGCATTCTTTTATTCAAACGttttggtactacacccctgggcaattttgtgcctatttttgcatttttctagaaaattatagcgcattggtgacaagtaagatattgtgacgggaccgagcggctaggtacttagcaagtggctttataggtgggcttgccggagctagaatccggctatgcactggaggagactgtgatggacctcaaagaaacTGCAGTGACACCTcgttttacttcaacaatgtattaCTGTTTTATTCGTGGCACTTGTCTTATCTGTATAACATACTACGGCTTCCAAAATACactttatctccacaaagtaaTACCATCTCACATATTGACCAACATCAGCTTTTAATCTGGCCAGCAGGCTGCCTCACGCGTCACAGtaaccgggcagcaggtaacagtaaccacaagttgccgtaccaccaataacACGCTTCACAACGTCAACATGCTGATTGGTAAACCCGGGCCAAATGACATGCTAAAATACACCACGCCAGAatctagaacgatcatcaccggagtggaataagaaaaatgtgttaatataattatataacatgttaggcctacaaaaatctaagttatttagtacaaaatgaaaatttgggcatagtTGCCCCATGAAGCGCCATGCTAATATCGACGACACTTGCGtacgacatgcaagcatgtagtggcaaagtatcatcacaaagtttgacaaatatgatataaaacacaactacctattggcatacgaaaattgggcagcatggccccacgcggcgcatgccaataggtataatacGTGCAAATGACACACCAgtatgcattggcacatattaatattttggaaaatacataagttttgaacgcaattgaaaatttgcacatagaggcccctctctaggtgcagaccagattttcaacaatacataaaagatgacatacgTATGTATCTTTACGATACATGACGTATGTATCCCTATGCATCATTACTCTTAAAATTACGACATGGTAAACAacaatatagatttcaacagactatgtgttataaacaatagcactatacaaaccattaggccctactataccattaggccttgtcactacctccaccactcaggatttggattggtcaactacttccatcactcaaaactcggattgattaactcctccatcacccaaactcggaccagtcaaactcctccatcacccaactcggactagtcaaactcctccatcacccaactcggactagtcaaactcctccatcacccaactcggactggcccaactctcctccaaatacccgcagtaccagggcaccagcccacgtcgcaccaggacaccagtccacgtcgcaccaggacaccagtccacgtcgcaccaggacaccagtccacgtagaaccaggacaccagtccacgtagaaccaggacaccagtcctccCCGCCGTGTTCCTCCTCTCTACTACCCTTAACTCTCCAAATACTACTCTCCGCAgtaattaggcccccagacctcctctctgcTACCATTAACTCGCCAAATATTGCTCCCCGCAgtaattaggcccccagacctcctctcttATGGATCCGTGCTCCTCTTTTATGGATCCGTGCTCCTTGCTCCGTGCTCCTCTTTTTATGGATCCGTGCTAGTACCTTTTGATCCATTGCCTCTCTCTCTcccgcactgaaaagcaaacatacacgtgcacggaaccataatataacacaatcatgtctgttgaaatcacatataataatgataaaaatataccatatcatcttaCCAATAACTTTCCGTAAGCTCTTAATAttcacatattataaaaataaaaatacatgaatatttaaatacacTTCACACACTTTATATGAGATCATAGGCCCTGCACAcgacatgttttgtaataaagacctaattaatttaaaatagtatctgggtgtgacttgcgtgagtttcacataaatactctgatccaaatgttaaagcctctataattagacaaaatgtaatttcgttattaaacaaatgcttttagctgaggctacaatgtttgcatactaataatcatgaataatgtcaaaagtcagacaatataaataaacaccTAATAAATTGTGAACAatgagaaagagagtgagagtattattttccaaacgaaaataatacaacgcgaaaatataataaaccctattaatattatacgcaactcgccatctcaaataattaattaaatccaagATCCAAAATAATATTCGGGGAAAACCTGAGTAACGCAATtagcgcatgtacatgtatatgtgctacctagtaatgcgctgtgcggtacgtatacctttgacctcattgatATGCACAATCTTGCACGTACGCCAAGCCGGGCCACCAAGACAGCaataatggaacccaaataaatttaattacaaaataatctaagatagacgaactaaatcagccatttctctctttccgctTTACCTAGAAAATTCTGTTGCGTATCAAAACGAGCAGCAAGGAATACTATATTGTTTAGaacatatgattttgaaatacgaacacgataaagcatgattttgggggtgaatttgtggccaaaaccgataagaaatgtgcagagatgctatgctttccgtatacacgcacacatggaaaataaaacaacaaagcaTCACCCGAATTGCTCACacaaaaattgctcaaaatacatcctaaaattaatttcatgactcccaaatcacctctacgtgttctatacataataatctaaGATGAGTTGGAATGATTGAATTCCTAGaaccatttataataataaaaataataaaagaataacgaaagaaacaagagaaatataattacctagaacgatcatcaccggagtggggaaatttccactccggcgaccgcatggtaagcagccaatcagcgaggcgtattaccagttaattgattgattgataatgacgtaatgcaaaacgaaaattcgcctttaaaaaggcgcactacgtgatttggataataaaattaaaagatactactttataatatttaatatttcgaatcccgtcacacaGCCCCCTCCCAACATTATTGACGCTCCGTCAAAATGTGATCTTTGAAACACTAACGGGGTTCGAAATTGTCTTACTCTACACATATATATACACAATTTACTctacaacatttttttaaatatatagcgTCCTATGCTCCTTCCGACTCCGTCAtggcaatggtagtcagcttAATCATCTGGCATGCCTGAAGCCAACAATCTTCTTTGTCCAACATGGAGTCGGTCTTCTGATGACAGCAGATCCTTAGTCTTCTTCAGCTCCTAGCTGCGACCATTCTTCTAGACTCTGTCGATACTCTCCTTCctccttctcttttctttcttggtCCATGATTTGCCGCTCGAGCTCTTCTAGTCTCTGTATCTCTTCCTCTGCCTCCCCGATCTTCCTGTCCAATTGTCGCTTCTCATGTTCCTTCCTTTCTACCCGCTCTTGCTGTTTCTTTAACTTCCTTTCTGCTCTTTCTAATTTCCGCTCCAGCATACCCAACTCGTTTTCCTGCGCACTGACCCTCCGTTCTCTTTCCATTAACTCCATCTCCCACTGCCAACGTTCATGTCTCCTCATTTCCATCCAGTGCTGATAGTACCCTTCCGCCTGACTCATTCTCCTCTCCCTTTCTCTTAATTCTCTCTCCCATACTTGGTACTCACGGCGGAAATCTCCTCGCCATCGTTCCTTTTCCTTCTCCCATTCTTCATCCACTCTTGCTCTATTAGAAGCCATGTCGATTTCTGTAATATAAGAAAATACAAGGGATTAATACTTTACAATAATCTCTCCTGGTTTACTCTTAGGCTAACGGTACCTAATGGGTCTCTGTCTGACTCGGCTTGGATTCCGACGTCCCTCCCACATTTGGGGTCCATATGTGTCTTTCACCTTAGGTGTTCCTTTAGGTTCTCCTATATCTCCAACCTGCTCCACCATACGTCCACTCCCTGGGACTCTATTGCCTTTTCCCCATCTTGGAATGTGTCGCACTGCTACCTCTGGATTGAACTGGACTCTCTTTTGCTCTTCCGCCCTCATTGGACGTTTCCTCAAGATACTTGGTCTCTCTGTGTCCTGTTTCGTACTTGAGTTCTTCTCTTCAGTTCCTTGACTCTCTGCAGGTTTGTCCCCATTTGCTACAGGGTCATCTGGTTTAGGTGCTCCCACTGATTCTTCCACCTCTGGCAACACATCAGTCTCCAACTCAGACTGTTTCTCTGCCGGGACTGGAGCTTCGAAGACCCATGGTTCTAGCTCTGGTCCTTCATAGGGTTTGAGGCGGTCCGCATGCACAACCTTTGGTTTACTTCTGGCCGTCTTCTGTATGCGGAAAGTGACATCTGATAATGCTGTCACCACTAGATAGGGACCTTCCCATGGCAGGGTGAGTTTCTTGGACAAGCCAGGTCTCCTCTTGACATCAAACAGCCACACAAACTGACCCTCCTTATAGATAGGATCTCGTGTTCGGCGGTCATAGTTCCGCTTCTGACGCCTACTACTCGCTTCAAGAGCATGCCTAGCCCTTTCGTGTACACCTCTCATTCTCTCCCTCAACTCTTCTGCATAGTCAGTTGCACATTCTCCTTCTCCAGGCACTGCACCAAACACTAGGTCAACTGGGGCAGATACTTCGCGTCCTAACATCATCATATTAGGGCTTTCACCGGTAGATGCTTGGACACTTGATCTATATGCAAAGCCCACATAGGGTAGACACTTGTCCCACTCCTTCTGGTCTTGTAGTGGCAACAACATCAGCGACACTGCATTGGTTATCGTACGATTGTACCTCTCCACTAACCCATCAGACTTCGGGTTATAAGGGGTAGTCCTTGTCTTGGTGATGCCCAGTATCTTGCACATCTCGCTGAAAACTTCTGACTCGAAGTTCCTCCCTTGGTCTGAGTGCAGTTCTAGGGGGACTCCAAACCGGCACACaaattcatgcactaatttgtttGCTACTGTCTCAGCACGCTGGTCAGGTATGGCGTATGCCTCCATCCATTTAGTCCAGTAGTCTCCTACCACAAGGACATATGAATTTCCTTGGTGAGTCTCTGTAAGGGGCCCTAGGACATCGATTGCCACTCGCTCTAGGGGGGCTCCAACACGGGTTTGCTGCAACGGGGCTCGACGTTTGCACGGAGGGTTCTTCTTACGGGCACAGTCTACGCACTGCCGCACATAAACTCTGACATCAGCACTCATACCAACCCAGTAGTACCGTTCTCGCAGCCTTGGTAAGGTTTTCTCTCGACCCAAATGGCCTGCAGTCTTCGATGCATGCAGTGCATCAAGTGCCTTCCTCCTTAGTGACTTCGGAAGCACTAGTAGCCATTTGAATTCTTTGCCATCGTCACTTTCCCATCGCTTCAGAAGGACGCCCTCTTTCACCGTCAACATGTCCCACTGGCCCCAGTATGTCTTTAGTGCAGCTGACTGATGTGCAACGTCTTCCCATTTGGGTCGTTCACCCCCAGATTCCTTCAACACTATAATGGGTGACATAGTCTCATCAGCCATCTGAGCTTCTCGGATAGAAGTAAGAGAAACTTCAGGCATGGTAGTGATATGCCTTAGCCATACTTCAGTGTCACTGTTCTCCGCTGCTTCTGTCACTGGTGTGTCCAGCATAACACCAACTCCTTCAACCTCAAGAGTGTGCTCTCCACCGCTACTATACTCGTTTTCAGTGCTGACTTGGGCAATTTCAGCCCCCTCACGACTTTCCAGCTCGAGTTCTGGCTCTGTCTGGGTCCCAATTTCACTCGTGGCCATAGGAACCTCATTTGTTTCTATTAACTCAGCCTCCTCAACTTCGGAATCCTGTCTTTGGCTTTCTTCTGCCTCTTTGGCCATCTGCCCTTCCCATCGACCACACTGTTTACATGGGCGCCTGGACAAGCCATCTGCATTCTGATGACGCCTACCAGGGCGATACTCAAGGCAGAGATCAAAGCTTTGCACTACTTCTAACCACCTGGCGAGTTGGCCTTCAGGATTCTTGAAGTTCGACAACCA of Amphiura filiformis chromosome 14, Afil_fr2py, whole genome shotgun sequence contains these proteins:
- the LOC140170196 gene encoding uncharacterized protein, with the protein product MASNRARVDEEWEKEKERWRGDFRREYQVWERELRERERRMSQAEGYYQHWMEMRRHERWQWEMELMERERRVSAQENELGMLERKLERAERKLKKQQERVERKEHEKRQLDRKIGEAEEEIQRLEELERQIMDQERKEKEEGEYRQSLEEWSQLGAEED